The genomic stretch ACTATTTACATGAAAtctaccaaagaaaaaaaaacaacaaactaacgtgatctgtatttttttacttgtctgtttaattttataaacatttcggTCGATTTGGGCGTCGTAATATTTAGTCAATTAAATGcttctggaattttttttttagaaatcagttattattattttttaattaattttttgtttgcgAATAGGCATGCTTTTCTTGATGGCTGTTTTGTTGGCTGTCTCGTAAGCTCTGCAAATGTCTCTGCACCTTTCCAATGTTAGATTACTATCTTGAAATAATATCATTTTTCGGGGTTAAATTCGCCACTAGAAATTGTGCAATGCGCCACTTATAACTCAAGCGTCATAGTTTATCCACCCCCTGGTCTAACATATTACATTCTAAACCGTCaatgcttaactctttctcttctaactgacgatgccagcgttgattccaccagaatgtgttaataattacggagagaaagagttaagtcaacTCGATTATTTACCTTTCTTTTTGAATGTGTCTGACGTTCTTTTTGTAaaaggttaagggaaaaaaagtgTAAGCAGTTGTATGAAATTGTCAGCAGTATTCATTACAActtacaagacattctgtatggggATCCAACAGAAGACAGGAAAGCTactggtcgtccacttttacgttatacggatgtatgcaaacgctacatgaagctcttcaaaatcgacacaaacagctgggaaaaagtagcactggatagatctacatggagagagagcataaaggaagggtcccggattgcagatgccatacacaacagtagtagaatgaagggtgaaaatgcaatggcgcctggtgattatatatgctcgacctgtgaccgcagctgggTATCAAGGAtcggcctctttagtcacacaagaagttgcaaagggaaaggatagtctctcgagacgtaaaataccACAGATTCATTACAGCTTTCGGTATGCGAGTCAGATAATTTAAGAATAATTATATTAACCATAACCTTCTTTTGTAAGTATCAGTCTATGTAGCGATACATGTCATTTTAATTCTAAcacgaattatttttttacttttcttttattttctttgaaatagTACGAAACAAATActgaaccatctataaacatatatatacgAGGCAATACGAGCTAATGAATGGAGAGTGGTCACAAAAAATCTGCCCTGTAGAGGTGAGCGTTATCTACGAATTCCAAAGCCATTCGCTATGTTGCTGAAGGCCAACTGCTTGGACATACTGTGTTTTTGGAATCGTAATTCAAATTTTGTTGGACACACAAGCCAGCTAGGTCGTGCATCAAGCTTCAGTAGCCGTGGGACATAATGGTCAGATGGTTTTCCTTTTAACATGCTACTTTTGAAAATTCCATTTAGTTACtggaaatttaaagaaaaatttctCCCAGCAAACCGTAACGTTTCCCATTGACTGACACCAGGGTCGGACTGAGTGTCCAAATCGGCCCggacatttctatacaatccggcccacaaattatATATGATGGTCATCCAATTCAAGGTCTAACTGTCTTCAAAAtcattaagtttgataatgtatcgatatgcatgcatataGTGACCTCtttatctttataagaaatataggctttacgttgctttttaatcgctaagtatgTGGGCCCTAAAATGAAATCGACTAGTAGACTATAACGggaaatgtgttagattaaaatagtattacactgtagagtctgggTTGGGTCAAACCATTATATACAGTGTAAGCTTCAAGCCTCTAGTGACCACGTTCCTAATATATGACTACTGAAAACCACGTTCAATGATCAGACCACAACTGCTTCCTGGAACTAGTTATAGCTTCCATGTGGAACGGTGTGTTGGCTTGTTTGGAATGGTTTAATTTTCATTGAACCCCACACTCTGGGAATCGGATACTGTTGCATTCCGTGCATTGGTTCCCATATTTCCAGGAGCCTGTTTCGCTACACGTTCTTCCCCTATCCGCCTCCAGTAACGGACGTTTTCCAACGACGGGCCACATTACGCCCACGGGAACTGGAATATGCTGGGGAGCATTTTCTACTTTCCTCACTCCTCGTGCACCGCAAACTTTGGACACAATTTGTTTTAACTGAATATCATTGTTCGTTTGAATACAAAATGTTTCATTGTGTATTTTGGTATGTTGGTAGGTCttcaataaaaagtaaagtaaagttccccttttcagaccttgtggtctatagggcagatgatgtaaaggtcatctgtttcagtggcctacggttaacgagggtgtcatgtggccagcacaacgaccaaccgcctttacttttccccaactaatgtcaggtacccattagagctgggtggactcagaggcgcccaaggattccgaaataaaaatcccagtcttcaccaggattcgaacccgagacccccggccaagcgctttaccgctcagccaccgcgcctccaggtCTTCaataacttgtctattattatttcttacACACAAGCTACGTGTTTTACAAAGCTATTATCCTAGTATCGCTCAGTGATGAGATAGTGTTGTAGGCTAAGATTGCGTCAACAAGATAAACTCCGAGAATTAAAATATTGAGAGTGATTATAGATTGGCTTTGTGGGCTTCTTTTACTTGACCGACTTCAAAACTAAAACAATGCAAGCATAAAatcacattaactctttctctcctaactgacgatgccaacgttgattccaccagaatgtggtaaataattacggagagaaagagttaagacgaAAGTGAAACTGAAGAAGTGTGCGAAGCTCACTGGGAAACATCCAAGTTTTCTTTATCAAAATCCTTTATTAGCTGTAATATTGAGTTGGAGATTCCaggtcaagtacaatttctttcccatgtttgattTCAACTAACTAATaggttatttctttttttttttatatttattcttgttttgtctggTACAAGAAATACTTGTGCAACTTTCACTTTGATCCGAGAAGTGGTGACATACCGTGAACAAACTTTAAaccagagacagacagagttcatataagctttataaaaattaatactgtacaaaaaagttaatacaaacacacatacaaaccaTAGAAGAGAcaaaacattctttaaaaaaatctctttctctctatcccttagtctgttggaccgttggggcaccaagcaagacctGTTAACCGAATTGTTTTCCATTCCTCTATGTCCTTTGTcctgtttagaacctctctcaatggcaggcccgtctatTCTTTTTTGTTGTCCTCTCATCGCTTTctgtgtctgcctcttcttctttttcctggtactgttccctgaaggaaggtctttgcgagccccgaagatcttgtaatatagccatagattttaaatttgcgttttttttcaCAGTAGTAAGCAgatcatcatggggtccgatatCTGCAGTAACCTAATCTCTAATCTCTTAGTTTGTGATGCGGTTTTTGAATGTGATGCCAAGGATCcatctgtagcatctcaattccattgctaggatcctcctctctagctctgcagtcagcgtccaagactcgcaagcatataaaaatgtggccatgaccagggagcgcgtCAGTCTGATTTGGTGCCAATGGCTAaacctttgtctttccatattattttcagttttgaaagggctgctgtgtaCTGTCctattcgggccagtagttcgggttttgttccatcatctgagacaatagctccgaggtatttgaagctgttaacactagttagcttttcacctccaatactgatgccccttATAAAGctctgttggctattggtcataatttttttttctgcatttatttgcatgccatatgctgcggaagtcttgtcaatgcgcatcactaggtcagctagttcttcttgtgtccctgctaggccatcaatgccatctgcgaagcgcaagttagtaattcttcttcttccaatgcttacagtaccttcaAATCCCTCGAGGGCATCGTCCAtcatcctttcaaggaagatatacTGTACAAAACATTAAtgcaaacacacatacaaaccaCAGAAGAGACAAAACATTCTTGTAAAAACCAGAGCATAATAATGAAATCGTTGTCACAAAGATGACAAATACCTAAATTGTTGCGCCAAAATTGACCACTGCACCTTTACGGATGCACCTAAACGTCCTGATTCataatcatcatcaaactccattagagtcagggcttgagaggctcaaatcctctcttgcaaaagccctggacagaaaccctgctgtcttgcgtagtgcataaatgtcgccatacaggtcgagaattttgggtttcccagaaaACGTCCTGATTAGAAATGTTTAACCTTTTCCCGTTAAAGCTTTCCCGATTTTAAAATGATGACCACCGAATTATGGTAGCgttataaatacattataacGAATTAACAGTAACATAACGTAATGCTTATATCAGCAGAtaacaaaataatgataaaaccTGATTCGAAACCATATACAAACATGCCTCACATGAAAAGCAGTTGGCGTTTTATGTGTTAAAATATTTCGctttttttctacttacgacCTAGACAGTAGTTAACACACGAATATAATTATACTTGCTGTGCACAGGTTAGGTTACGCTTCACAGGTAACACTAGAAAAGTAAGAAATGTATatgaaattatttatatatatatatatatatatatatatatatatataaaagaaaaaacataaaaaatagtgtaaaaaacaacacaaaagtaaaacaaagtttatacataatgtaattgtttcaattaatttggatcagtcatgtaattcaTTGTAATAGAACTAGAGATCATAGACCAAAAACAATAAACCTGTGCGATTAGAAGGAttgttaccaattgttttttgtttagcactatttcatgctttttgctttctcaatacgctatgatcctatcctcTGAGAAGgcggaaagaaagaaagggatatctgtgTGAAATGTACCGAAATCgtcttttttttaagggaacaacctgaattcgaaATCATGGCTCACGCCTCCTAAAGCCACATAAAAAACCACTTTGCTAGAGAGGTGCTTAAGAAAATAGAATGTATACTTACGTATCGTTTGTTTCATGCTTACTTTAAATCGACGTCCTATAAAGGGAACTATTTCAGCCTATACCAcactttagtcaagtacaatttcgctcctttgttcgagataccaaacggaaaaattactttttttcacTGATTCTTGTGAAGTCAGgtaaaatatatcaatgtgcTATGAGCAAaaatagacgaatttattttcttatacaaactcttaaattttcacttattatccactTCCCtgcccaaacttggccccacgaaattcgtttcgcatagggccccacaatggttaaggccggccctgctatttagtgacctataaatatacatagtagattacttgttctctttccatgacttcttggtcacaatggttaagtccggacctgctatttagtgtttgtaaaatgtttgacatgtttcggatgttccagtgaactgatgtttttattttatttgttcccAGTAATTAGTTTTACGTTCTAATAGAGGCTTCTATTcagaacaaagcttatctaaggaagGCAACCACTATTTACAGCTATTTATCTGAAAAATTACgggtttatctcccttcctgctataataaataaataaatatatatatatatatatatatatatatataacgaaattcattaattagtactaaattattaattaattggttagttcttggattgattcgtgtattgttatcgaatattaattattatgcaaaatttgaactatttttttcaGCTATGGCAAATCAACAGGCTGCAATACTTTTGTTGTTCCTTTTACTTGGACAACCTTTGACCTCAAACGCTTACTGGGAAGAGGCGGTCGGTTTTGTTGTTGGGGCCGCAGCTGTAGCTGTGGTTGGTCCCGTAGCGCTCGCTGGTATGGGATTTACATCAGGTAAGGGATAAATGCCGATTCAAAAGTCAATTGACTTCAGCTATATAGAACAATTGCCTGTGTATAACTGCATTAATATAACAATGTAACAATAACATCAGATATCTGACTATTAGCAAGATCAATTAAAACGTAAGTAATTTTCTCTTAGTTcagttttcaattaaaaaaaaacaacatgtatttattattcAAACAATTAAACAcagtaacaaaaaacaaaagaggagcaAGCGATATAGAGAAATGAGGGGGCGACCTAATGGAGGTTAAAGaaaacacatacaaacaaaaggacaaaaaaaaaaatacttagtaaaaaaaaagcgcttatattaagtgtaatagtatcaattagtttggatcagtcatgcaaataattttttaatagatctagactaacaaaaataaatctgtgcatttagaaatatttttacaaattgttttggttttgcgcaatttcatgtttttagctttttcaatacgctgtgatcctatcccttgtctggaccagttggaaaaggggGAGGCAAGAAGGAGGTATCCCATAAGGTTACTGTGATCGCTTTCTAactgcataaaaaaaattgtagacttgaatttaaaatcaagcctcctcaaggaaactaatttaacttataccaccaaatctgtcaagtacgatttctttcccatgttcgataccaaacaaaaaattaattacctatagttaattaactaattaaaaaaaatgatttctgcTTTGTCAGGTACTAAATATAATTAcgctaaatttcagcttgatccgagattgggtgtgggagaaataataaatacatactttttaccatacagacagccagacagacagacagagttgatataagctttgtaataaataaaaataggaacaattagtgagattttgaattatatagataaactaaacaaaatgtcaaGTAACTAAATTAAAAAGTCACTACCATCTACTAGATAATACAATTACTTTGAACTAGTAGTGAAAGATCTGAGACTCTTAGCGGTAGAGTCAGGACCTGATTTTGACTTAATAAAGATAATCAACAAAAGCAATTTTTCAATTGGGGGGGGGCGGCTTATGTTGCATAAGGGGTGAATCCAGCACTTTTTACGGTACTAAAAAGTGGATACAAATCAAGATATACATCTTAAAGGTACATAGCTTATCTGAGCTTATCAACAGGTCCAATACCAAAATAGCTAGCTACCAAAGATGTTACTATCCGTTATACtgtctttcaattttttttttaaattttctttgaaGCTGGTATCACGGCTGGATCAATCGGAGCAACTCTGATGTCTTACGGTGTTCCAGTAGGAGTGCTGCAGTCAGCCGGAGCGGCAGGCATGTCGTATTCTGCGCATGTCGCTGGCGGAATGCTCGGCGCAGGAACTGCGCACAGCGCCAAACATTATGCAGATGGtgttagtaaaataaaaaatgtcgcCTCAACAATGTGGAACAAGATTTGGAATTGGTAAAAATAGATTGTAAAACGTAAAGGGACACGAATTTCGtaaataaacaatgaaaatatcTCACTAGTGGCTCATGTTTTCAATGtaggttctctctctctctcttacttaaGTATATAATTCATACAATGCCGTATGTAAGGCGATAAATGTTTATAAAgataaataagcaaaatatacaaaatcatttttgaaaaacaaagctaatctaACAGAAGAACTGCGCGcaacttacaactatatatatcaACTAGTccaccggcggcgtagcatatgcCACTATTTACAGGGCTAgccttaggtgaccgcagtgggaTCCGCCCTTATGCattcgcagtgggccccgcaccttcataggacccgtgctaattctaggtgtataaattattaaattgtaaaagttataacagatttcccgcggcctcctgtcgatttaccaggagctcctggatatctcttgaaattgcaaaataaataaacaaaaaaaaaaagtcatggaaatatccggaaattattaaaatctttagaaaactgaaatatatagacaaaaattgtcattttggggtgtcattcaataaggaaaatgccaatcttacgcgcgataaaaaaaaacggcattatcccgtaattttggaatctggtgaaagaaacttctcgcgcctcaaactaatgaagaattactttagttcaacaattctcgtagatagattgaaacatttggtaattcttgctattgagcgtgatctatgtaggaaatagatttTTTATGATATagtgtatgacttcgctacacgcaaggctcgtaaagtttgtggaataactctatccgcagaaataataGAGTGATCTTACTTTACTTCttgcttctcgtccaaactgttgataattatatatagagagagataatgTAGAATTCACTAGAAGTCATACactttatttgatatcaaaccaaataattaccattaataaattgactaattggttaattcttttAAACAGATATATTTTTGCTATGTACAGATAAACagtaaaaaacaataatagtttaaaatttgaacttgatccgataacaggtgtgtgagaaataatgtgaacaatTATATAATAGGACCAAGCCTTACATGTTCATCTATATCTGTGAAtcctgaaggattaatttcatTGTCGGTATCAaactgttatgaaaattatatgctgtatcggttgtcgttcttatgtttacatgtgcttgtaactcgtccgtaagaatgaGTTCACGAAATTTGtattgtgtagtcattcagtgtattaaactTTATTAAAGCTATACTATGCAGACATGTTTTTTGACTCTGTtatcattatgttcataacacaaacaaaataatgaataaaaaatagcTTATTGTTTCATATACTTTTTaatggattcatgttttgttaggtacaataaataccTGTGTAAGGCttctacttgatccgagaataagcgtggaagaaaaaatgtgtacaattttCTAAAGGGACGAAACCACACAAATTCAACCATATCTCTTAATactgaagaattttttttctacaataacaattaacaatatcagcaattaattgactaatttgttcttttttttactgattctcgtttgttaggtacaataaatgattgtataaagttttaacttgatctcaGACAGAGTTCCGATTCCGatacagagtgagctgatataagctttgtttttttaaaaaaaggaagataCATGTATCTCCTATTTACAATAAatgttaaagatatttttttaatatttaaaagtaatgttTTCTGTGTTGCTGATaccttttagtaaaatcactaaatttagaaagccttcaggacagaagactcaaaagtaaagtagcaattatacataaaacactgaaccatactcttcaaatacaaaaataaaatctaataaaatacttagaaagacacaaagataaacacacatttctcattccatatgctaggacaaatttgtacaaatgctccttcttccctagtgctattagagcatggaatggattgcctgagctagccaagaaaaccagtgacttaacagaatttaggttattggttaatatgcatgactaaatgcatgacgcgtaggacgtaatcatgttctttttttaaagtaacgtctgtattatataagataagatacaatggacaattattataatcatgattagatctagtcataaATTATTTTCGAGCGGTATGATTTCAGCGTCTTGACATTGATATGTTCATATATGGCGAAtatctataaatagctttttgGGTGTGTCTATTGTTAAGTAACTGTAAATTTTGACAAGCATAAGTTATTTCTTCGATATGCACGAACTTAGAAATTAATTTGGAAGCGAGCACATATTAAATGCCTATTCAAAGAATCACATCGTGACCAAGAGAGTCGGTATTAACAATACCTATTCACTACCAGGCCAACCCACTGAAGTTGAGACCGTCACTGCCACTATGAATATGTTGATAAAATAAATTCTCTGAGTGGCCAATGACAAACACTGCCGCCCCACTGGTACCAGGACAAGTAGGAGTCGAATAGAAAAATTGTCTATACAGCTGACCTGATCTCCTTGCCCTGTCGAGATGACCAACAGTGACCCTCTTATAATGTCCATGCGGATGGGACACGATGCAAATTAGTTTGCGCTTGGCTTGATGATGCTTGTATTTGTTATGCGCTTTCTCCCAAATTTGGACGAAGTGATCCATATTCGCGTTCAACGTCTGCATCAGGCTCTCCTCACACGTCGCGCATTTGAACAGACATCGATCCTTTTCCATGTCTTCGTAGTACACACCAAATCCAGAGACAACGACTTCCGGGCTACCTGCGTCGTCATAGAATAACTTACAGTAAGCTTTCTTGGCTTCTTGATCATCAAAGACCACGTGTTTGGCAGTCATGACTCTAATCTCCATCCAAGTTTTGCTGGGGCTAGTGGACTCCTGGCACTTGGAGCACGGACAGAGATCCTTCTCATCTCTGTGCCAAGCTAGAAAATCAATTCTTCCGCTTCCATTCCTAACAATCTTGCTCCCGTGTCTCTTGCCATACGGGTACTCTCTAGAGTTGTGATATCTTGGCCTCCCAGAGCTGACCAATTTAACAGAGATCTTCACTGTCATCTGCGCCAATGCTTTCACGCAGTCGTAAAGTACTTTCGAGCGGTGTGATTCTGGCAAATGGTCCTGAGAAAATGTTTCCAATGTTATGAAGGTATCATGACCAGGATTTTTGGAGCAGTTCTCAAACTTTCTTGCCGCATCTTCGTCGTCATTCTCAAATTCTTCGGTTTCATGTGTATCTGTTGTgacaatattaataaaaaataaaatacgatACTGTTGAAACATGACAGATACGACATTGCTAAACCTTGACAGATACAATATTGCTAAGACATGGCAGATACAATATTGCTAAACCTTGACAGATACAATATTGCTAAGACATGACAGATACAATATTGCTAAAACATGACAGATACAATATTGCTAAGACATGACAGATACAATATTGCTGAAACATGGCAGATACAATATTGCTAAAACATGACAGATACAATATTGCTAAGACATGACAGATACAATATTGCTAAAACATGACAGATACAATATTGCTAAAACATGACAGATACAATATTGCTAAAACATGACAGATACAATATTGCTAAAACATGGCAGATACGATATTGCTAAACCATGACATACGATATTGCTAAAACATGACAGATACGATATTGCTAAACCATGGCAGATACGATATTGCTAAAACATGACATACGATATTGCTAAACCATGGCAGATACGATATTGCTAAACCGTGGCAGATACGATATTGCTAAACCATGGCAGATACGATATTGCTAAACCATGGCAGATACGATATTGCTAAACCATGGTAGATACGATGTTGCCAAAACATGGCAGATACTATATTACTAAACCATGTCAGATACCAAAATAATGCTTAAATGTAACAGTGTGAGTCCGACGTAACAGTGTCGCTCCAGTAAAACTGTTTGACTCCAACATAACAGTGTGGCTCCAGTAAAACTGTTTGACTCCAACATAAAAGTGTGGCTCCAGTAAAACTGTTTGACTCCAACATAACAGTGCGGCTCCAGTAAAACTGTTTGACTCCAACATAACAGTGTGGCTCCAGTAAAACTGTTTGACTCAAACATAACAGTGTGGCTCCAGTAAAACTGTTTGACTCCAACATAACAGTGTGGCTCCAGTAAAACTGTTTGACTCCAACATAACAGTGCGGCTCCAGTAAAACTGTTTGACTCCAACATAACAGTGTGGCTCCAGTAAAACTGTTTGACTCAAACATAACAGTGTGGCTCCAGTAAAACTGTTTGACTCCAACATAACAGTGTGGCTCAAGTAAAACTGTTTGACTCCAACATAACAGTGCGGCTCCAGTAAAACTGTTTCATTCTAACATGATCGCAAGGAGTAAAACAAACCGAATTGCtatagagtgtgtgtgcgtgtttctaATGCAATTAGGACTAAAGCTggaccggccttaggcataggcaaactaggcagtcccctagggcctccaattttCTAAGGCCGGCCATAAAAAAAGGATGGgtggattattttttttctgtagactAAATGCCCTGTGATGTAACCACCAGCAGGTCTGTCATAGTTGAGTTTATAAATAGCGTTGTGAAGTCGAAATAggaagagagtaagagagaagtTAGTGACGAAAAGACGTCTATTTTTAAAGtgcgttcctttttttttattgttcaagatAATTTTAACGTTGTGTTTTAACATACATCCACATTAAAGATGAATCTGCATAAATTGGTTCATAAATGTTACGATCATTCCTTCTTTAGAAAGTAATTTgttcaagtttgtttttgtttttttcgagtactgtattaaaatattaacatgCCTACAAGGTAGGCTATATTGAACTAGTTGTCTGGAGTTTCACCCCAACAAGCGAATAGTAACAAGCGTGACTCAGACATAAATGTCTCATACAAAACAACATGTCGGAAGAATGAGCCAAACATAACAAAtgattcaaatataaaaaacataTCTCAAAAATAATAGTGCAAGTCAAAAAGAACAACGCAATCAGCTTGAGTTACTAAGTAGAGTAAGTAGTTCACCTTTTAGACCTATAAGCCAGATgaggttaaggtcatctgtttctgtggcccgttaaagagggtgtcatgtggtcagcacaaccaCCAATCCTTTAGGCCTatctttggaatcaaagacattgccattgtgATTGTATTTGATAAAACATTGTTCAACAATTAAAGAGGCTTTCAAAAATTACTTATCACAAGTTTGACTGCAAAGTTTTGCTCAGGCTGtaagtaaaataacaaaaatgacaaataatgtcaggaacccaaggtgcccaaagatcccgaaatttaaaatcgcattcttcaccaggattcaaacccaggaccccattttggaagccaagcgctttaccgctcagccactgcgccttcCAAACATCATCCTATATCCTTATTGTCTCTTCAAAATTGAAACTCTTGCATAAAAAACGTTTGCTACTTTAACGAAACAATActcatacaaatatatttatgaaCTCAAAGGTCATTCTGAATAAGATTTGATTACCATTTAGATCTCTCAAGACATCAGCTTCCTCGGTGTCCTCTATGGTATTCATTTGTTAGGTGTCAACAGAAATGTCAAAGCCTTCAAACTGTAATCTGGAATATAATATCACAAACAAATTATTCagaaacaaatattaaacatttacatgaAATACATTCCTTggacatttttttatacatcTTAACTGCTTTTAAATAACCTGCAtcttgtgggaagcgtggtcaagaggctaaatacgcttgaacttggcttggcttggggGCTCGAGTGTTGTGTTTACTCAGCGCctaaaaggcagcacggaaaaaccttcttctagatacccccccccccccaactagtccacaaatgagattggaccaaagcgctctgagcatgttataagcatgaaagtagagctatataaagttataattaaaaaaaaatcttccttgACCGTGTTCATGACTTTTTCCTGCAAAAT from Biomphalaria glabrata chromosome 9, xgBioGlab47.1, whole genome shotgun sequence encodes the following:
- the LOC106066922 gene encoding uncharacterized protein LOC106066922: MNTIEDTEEADVLRDLNDTHETEEFENDDEDAARKFENCSKNPGHDTFITLETFSQDHLPESHRSKVLYDCVKALAQMTVKISVKLVSSGRPRYHNSREYPYGKRHGSKIVRNGSGRIDFLAWHRDEKDLCPCSKCQESTSPSKTWMEIRVMTAKHVVFDDQEAKKAYCKLFYDDAGSPEVVVSGFGVYYEDMEKDRCLFKCATCEESLMQTLNANMDHFVQIWEKAHNKYKHHQAKRKLICIVSHPHGHYKRVTVGHLDRARRSGQLYRQFFYSTPTCPGTSGAAVFVIGHSENLFYQHIHSGSDGLNFSGLAW